A window of the Burkholderia sp. 9120 genome harbors these coding sequences:
- a CDS encoding NADH-quinone oxidoreductase subunit A, with protein sequence MNLAAYFPVLLFLIVGTGLGVALVSIGKILGPNKPDTEKNAPYECGFEAFEDARMKFDVRYYLVAILFIIFDLETAFLFPWGVALRDIGWPGFMAMMIFLLEFLLGFAYIWKKGGLDWE encoded by the coding sequence TTGAACCTCGCAGCCTATTTCCCCGTCTTGCTGTTCCTCATTGTGGGCACCGGTTTAGGCGTAGCACTGGTCAGCATTGGTAAAATCCTCGGTCCCAACAAGCCCGACACCGAGAAAAACGCACCGTACGAGTGCGGCTTCGAAGCATTCGAAGATGCGCGCATGAAGTTCGACGTGCGCTATTACCTCGTCGCCATTCTCTTCATCATTTTCGACCTTGAAACCGCGTTCCTGTTCCCGTGGGGCGTCGCCCTGCGCGACATCGGCTGGCCCGGTTTCATGGCAATGATGATTTTCCTGCTCGAATTCCTGCTGGGCTTCGCCTATATCTGGAAGAAAGGCGGCCTCGACTGGGAATGA
- the secG gene encoding preprotein translocase subunit SecG has protein sequence MLYLKTLIIVVQLLSALGVIGLVLLQHGKGADMGAAFGSGASGSLFGATGSANFLSRTTAVLAAVFFVTTLTLTYLGAYRAKPSAGLLGAAATAPVAASAASAPAGGSAVLPASAASTPATDVPK, from the coding sequence ATGCTGTATTTGAAAACATTGATTATCGTCGTTCAGCTGTTGTCGGCGCTCGGGGTTATCGGCCTCGTCTTGCTGCAACACGGCAAAGGCGCCGATATGGGCGCTGCTTTCGGCAGCGGCGCATCGGGCAGTTTGTTCGGCGCGACGGGTTCGGCGAACTTTTTGTCGCGTACAACCGCCGTCCTCGCAGCGGTGTTTTTTGTCACCACGTTGACGCTGACTTACCTCGGCGCGTATCGTGCGAAACCTTCCGCAGGCTTGCTGGGCGCGGCAGCGACTGCACCGGTTGCGGCTTCCGCGGCATCGGCACCGGCAGGTGGGTCGGCTGTGTTGCCGGCATCGGCAGCGTCCACGCCGGCTACCGACGTGCCGAAATAA
- the tpiA gene encoding triose-phosphate isomerase, translating into MSKQRAKLVVGNWKMHGRLAENATLLQAVAQGASALPGEVRVGVCVPSPYLAQAQSLLAGSRIVWGVQDVSAFTHGAYTGEVAAPMVVDFGASLAIVGHSERRAYHRESAELVAVKTQRTLEAGLTPIVCVGETLEEREAGATEQVVGTQLDEVLAKLSVQDAARIVVAYEPVWAIGTGKSATSEQAQAVHAFLRSRLAAKGAEVADVPLLYGGSVKPENAEELFRQPDIDGGLIGGASLKDQDFLAICKAAAVVVGVAG; encoded by the coding sequence ATGTCGAAACAACGAGCCAAGCTGGTAGTCGGTAACTGGAAAATGCACGGGCGCCTCGCTGAAAATGCGACGCTGTTGCAGGCTGTGGCGCAAGGTGCAAGCGCATTGCCTGGTGAGGTGCGAGTCGGTGTCTGTGTGCCGAGCCCGTATCTCGCGCAGGCTCAGTCGTTACTGGCAGGCAGCCGGATCGTGTGGGGCGTGCAGGACGTGTCCGCGTTCACGCATGGTGCCTATACCGGCGAAGTGGCCGCGCCGATGGTAGTGGATTTCGGCGCTTCGCTCGCGATCGTCGGACACTCGGAACGCCGTGCCTATCATCGCGAAAGCGCCGAGCTGGTCGCGGTAAAAACGCAGCGCACGCTGGAAGCGGGATTGACGCCGATCGTCTGTGTCGGCGAAACCCTCGAAGAGCGCGAAGCCGGTGCGACCGAGCAGGTAGTCGGCACGCAACTGGACGAAGTGCTGGCGAAGCTGTCGGTGCAAGACGCGGCGCGTATCGTTGTCGCGTATGAGCCGGTCTGGGCGATCGGCACCGGCAAGAGCGCGACGTCGGAGCAGGCGCAGGCAGTTCACGCGTTCCTGCGTTCGCGTCTGGCGGCTAAGGGCGCGGAAGTGGCGGATGTGCCGCTGTTGTACGGCGGCAGTGTGAAGCCGGAAAACGCGGAAGAATTGTTCCGTCAACCGGATATCGACGGCGGCCTGATTGGCGGCGCGTCGTTGAAAGACCAGGATTTTCTGGCGATCTGCAAGGCGGCTGCGGTTGTAGTGGGCGTCGCTGGCTAA
- a CDS encoding NAD(P)H-quinone oxidoreductase produces the protein MKAIEITEFGAPDVLKLAERPMPQPKAGEVLIKVAASGINRPDVFQRKGGYAPPPGASDLPGLEVAGEIVGGTIDEKNNPFGLKIGDRVCALLAGGGYAEYAAAPLLQCLPVPRGLSDVEAASLPETFFTVWTNVFDRAQLGKGEGAPNETLLVQGGSSGIGVTAIQIAHALGFRVFATAGSDEKCRACEALGAERAINYKTEDFVEVIKSLTNDRGVDVVLDMVAGSYVPRELTALAEGGRIVLIALLGGAKAELNLNEVLRRRLTVTGSTLRPRPIEFKAKIAAQLKERVWPHLEDGRIKPVVHRVFPAAQAAEAHTLMESSTHVGKIVLSWGQDA, from the coding sequence ATGTCCTCAAGCTCGCCGAGCGGCCCATGCCGCAGCCGAAGGCGGGCGAGGTGCTGATCAAGGTGGCGGCTTCCGGCATCAACCGTCCGGACGTGTTTCAGCGCAAGGGCGGCTATGCGCCGCCGCCGGGCGCGTCGGATCTGCCGGGGCTGGAGGTGGCGGGCGAGATCGTCGGCGGCACGATCGACGAGAAGAATAATCCGTTCGGTCTGAAGATCGGCGATCGCGTCTGCGCGCTGCTGGCCGGCGGCGGTTACGCGGAATACGCGGCCGCGCCGTTGCTGCAATGCTTGCCGGTGCCGCGGGGTTTGTCGGATGTCGAGGCGGCTTCGCTGCCGGAGACGTTCTTCACGGTCTGGACCAATGTGTTCGACCGTGCGCAACTCGGCAAAGGCGAGGGCGCACCGAACGAGACGCTGCTGGTGCAGGGCGGTTCGAGCGGCATCGGCGTGACGGCGATCCAGATTGCGCATGCGCTGGGTTTTCGCGTGTTCGCCACCGCCGGCTCGGACGAAAAGTGTCGTGCGTGCGAGGCGCTGGGCGCCGAGCGGGCGATCAACTACAAAACTGAGGATTTCGTCGAAGTCATCAAGTCGCTCACCAACGACCGTGGCGTCGACGTGGTGCTCGACATGGTGGCGGGCAGCTACGTGCCGCGAGAGCTCACCGCGCTGGCCGAAGGCGGCCGGATCGTGCTGATCGCGTTGCTGGGCGGCGCGAAAGCTGAGCTGAATCTGAACGAGGTGTTGCGCCGCCGGCTGACGGTGACGGGTTCGACGCTGCGTCCGCGGCCGATCGAATTCAAGGCGAAGATCGCCGCGCAGTTGAAAGAACGCGTGTGGCCGCATCTCGAAGACGGTCGCATCAAGCCGGTGGTGCATCGCGTGTTTCCGGCCGCGCAGGCGGCCGAAGCGCACACGCTGATGGAGAGCAGCACCCACGTCGGCAAGATCGTGCTGAGCTGGGGTCAGGACGCTTGA